The segment TCGTCTAAACAAGCATGTTCCACTATAGACTGCATCATGGCTTACCATTAGTTGTTATTGCAATCAAATGCtagcatatttaagaaaaaaaatatgaatagagaccatttaaatattcaatatgacacttcaaaattttaaatgcccaatgtaagtacatatttaagaaaaataaatattctttaggTCACACAAACTGTACATAAAGTAACTGTATGCTCCTTGCAAATAAATGTACCACATTTAATGCAAAACTGTTTTGTTCTGCGATCCCTTTTCATTGGGGacgaaaaacaaattttacacCTACGTCTGTTTTTATAGAATGGAACTGTGTGTTCGGGCAATGAAAACTTTTGCCTTTTCAAACTGAGATTCGAAAGAGTTGGTGAATATGAGATAGTTTCACTAGACCCCATTAAACTCAGAGCTAACTCTCTTATGAATATACGTCGTTGTATGACATTGTACTGGTTCTTTGAACTCCATATGACTTGAGCGTTAACAGAACCAATGTTCAACAGCATGAAGAACAATGACAGCGTCCAATCATTAGTGTGCTGCATCGTTGTATAGTAATGCATCAATACATCAATCACTTCTACAGAGGACTGATGTTTTCTGTAAAAAGAAACAACCGATGTATGACTGCTGTTCcctttcttataaaactttGGGTCGTTGGTCAGCACATTGACAACTTTCGAATTCTGATTGACAGATGAACTTAATGTCATGTCTTCGTCCAAAAATCcacttataaatgtttttttcctCCTGTAATGTGATAAGAAAAGGGGAGGTATGTTGTCATCATTAGGATGAAGTGCTCCTATGGTGAACAAGCTGTATTCATTTTTTAATCTGTTGATCAACGAGTAAGATGTGAACCAACTGTCCATAATGATTGTGCGACCAGTTCCTGCCAAGTGTTGCACTAATTTTGCAGCTATATCCTCAGAACCAAAATATGGATCAGTTATTACATCGAGATTTGTGATGTAAAAATTTACTGGATCTATTAGGAAAACAATTTTGATTCCACATTTCAGtgtctttttctttattttatatcgGAATGGACAGGGGCCGTGGACTGGGAAAATTGTTTCATCAATGACCACCAGGTTGCCAGCTTCCATAGCAGTTCTACAATTGAGGGCGAATATTTCAAATACTTTGCGCACGCGTTTCATCACGTCAAATTGGACAATGCTGTCATCTATCTCGCTGTCGAAGCTCATGTTTTCaagaattaatttaaatcgTTCATAAGGCATTGCATTTCGTACACAAATAGCTCCATATTCCTCATGCCAGAGGTCGCTTATCTTTTGATGAGTCGGTCTCATTATACCGTGATAATACAAAATACCAATTAACATCCTAATCTCTGTAGTAGTTgttgcttttgtttttttacttttaatgtgAATCCTTTCATTTGTAGAAGTTACAATGAGTTCCAGCAAGTCATCTGTAAAGAGCATCTGCCAAGCGTTTCTTGGTTGAGCACAATGCTTACTGGAAACAAAGCTTCTTTTTCTCAGGTTATTGACCTCCTTTATTCTCGCAACAGTCTCCTCTAATGCAAATTTGGGTGTTTTGGatacaatttttctatttttacacAAGTATCCATTCTTGTAATCAACATAGTCATGGTGCATCCCCTCACTTGTGAGCTCTATCTCAGTCTCAGAGTCGTGATCAGATTGATGTATGACATCACATTCTTCCATTGATTGTAAAGAGTCAATAACTTCGTCTTCTTGGACCATGTCCAATATAGCATGCACTCGTTGCCAGTCCATTCTTGGATCTATATATTTCTGTGgaccaaattaattaaattgaaccATCCTCACACTTGTGtcctaaatattatatacataaagtGAAACAGTAAATATTCATTTAGTACAGTTGAAGTGTCATATTGAATATCAGACTGGCATATCAGTACATTGCCACATTTCAATGATAATAGGGTACTTAATCTTTACCTTATCACTTCTTGGTGTAAGCCCCAGTGAAGCCAAAATGGGAGGACCCTCTGGTTGGACTTTACTCGGTCCAGCATTCTGTAATAGCATAATGaaactttatgaaaaaaaataataataataaacatccCCAATAATAAAAgtggttttcaaaaatatatattttttgatgaataaattttttaaagttaatttcatcaataattgaataaaacattgtatagttattattcaataattatgcCAGTACCTACAGCATGATGACATGGCATCTGCTGTAAATGTCCTTGACACTAAAACAACTCAACTCCATCAAAACAATTATACATTTATCAGCTACAACTTATATACTAAGTATATTGTATTTTGATACCCACCTCACTGTCAGGGTATGATCCATCAATGACCACTCCATCATCATAGGCTTCATCAGATTGAGGTTCACTTTTTATAttcaactgaaaaaaaaacatttaacataaagaaaacaataccaTTTGAATCATATTTGCATTTGACAGCTGACAAAACTAAAACACATTCCAGAAAAAAGCAAACCCACCTCTTCTAGTTGGCTGCTTTCCTTGTTAGTCAGAGACTGTAATTTGTTTTGGCTCCTTTCACAAACAGCCTTAAATATGTGCCAGTTGTTGACATTGTCCACACATTTCCTGCAGACATTGGTAGGCAGGTCATCATTTTCGCTTATCTGAAATAAAAACGAACGACATCAATCGTAGTGAGGAGGAAAACGCGCGCATACCAGCGGCTATCTACACATGGGTCGAAACCGCGCCTCATGTGTAGATACGCGAAGAGAAACTAAGTAGGTAGGCGTAGGTATATACGCGCCAGCTTCTCGACTCTCGCCCGAATACGTAGGTAGGAGCGAGTCGAGCGGCAACCAGCCGCCAGCGACGAGCGAGCCCCTCGAGGGTTACCGCTCGATACAGGCACGCACACATCGACACTCACGCCGACACCGACGCCCGTCGAGGGACGAGCTGCACCGGCCTGGTCGTCCGATCAATCGATACGCCCGCTGGCCAACGGCATGCCCGGCGAGCCATGCCTAGACCCCCGCCACGCCAAACCTGCGGGAATCGAGCGAAAACCTGGCCCTCGTCACCCGACCCGGCTGCATGAAACGCGCCGCGACACGGCCACGATTCTAGCGATAGCTGCGGAGCATTACAAAATGGTGGACGTTCTTACGACATCTTCACCTAGACGCAGCGTTGCCTGTCATTATGCGAACTGAGCCGGATGACGAGTTCTCACGTACACCAAGGGTCTACTTTCACTCGAAACTCTTTTCTGATACTTATTTAGTGCACTACGTACCTGAACTGACACGCAATCTTTTATTTTCGAAGCGAGGACAGGAGGATCCGAGTcatccgaactggtggtaggaAATATAGGTAGTAATTCACACCGAGATGACAAGCACAGTCTACAAACACGGTCATAATTCACATTCATTGTAAATAAACAACACTTTTAACgctttaaaacaattaaaacacaGACGCCATGTCACCACGACCACTTCGACACAAAGCACTGCATGTCGCTCTTGCTTGAGTACGACGGCGGCTGATGATGAGCATGAGAAGTCGATGTTCGGTCGGAATAGCTGGGTCGACTCGCCGACCACCTGTCGTTGTGCGCATGTGCGCGTAATCTGACGTCAGGCGTACCAACATTGAGGCAACGAAATGGAACCAATTTCAGCGATCGCAAACCTacttacattttcaaaatagaatatttttttatgattattcaaaatgtttgtttttatacttaaagttatgaaaattaaaaaaaatatattggtataaataaaaatatacaaattaaaataaattaaagatttttaaaacactacCCCTAAAATTAAAGGGTTTCAAGAGGTTAAagttatcttaaaataaaaattagctaTTTTTACATTGTTGAAAAACAGTATATTATTAGGAAGGATCGATTATGTTGAAAGCGACATCTCTAAAACTTATCCTAATGGGTTATAATTAAAGGGGTTGAAAATGTATAAAGAAGTCTGACATTTACTAAGTTATGTTCACggtaatacgagtaggtacatagacTATCATCAGAATGTAAAATATGTCACGGGCTTCcactacagtttgtttcatgtagcataatgcgggtgacagttcgtttcactcttggtTTGCCGCttttcacgataatagtacttaTTATGAACGTCCTACAGACGACTGTCACCGTattcatgctatctgaaaaatacttaagTGTAATCTAATTACGATTAAACTAACGTAAACTTGTGCCTAGTAAAcaattaatagtaattttaaaCGAAGTATGGACTATGGTGAGTATGTTAAGTAACATTTTCATCATTTCCGATAATCgtcatttaaaaagaatattaataagAATAAATCCTATTTTTAGAGAACTGAAATCTACACAATATACATAGCAAATTGATATTATATagctattttaatattaatattgtggCCTGATTCATATATATTATGATTGATatatcaataatttaaatttcaaatatgtaattcataaataaatcacatatacacataattatgtttCTATTAAAATGAATGTTCAATTTATACTTAAAAGGTTTGTGAAATCTGATTAATGTCCTCCATCTTTGCTgtgtacataaaaaatatggcgCCACATTCAAACTTCAACAAACTTGTCATACTGTCAGATGCTATTCTGGATGGcgggaaattttaaaataagaaaagttttgtATGAAGTTTGTTATTTGAGTTAAACTAGTTATAGTAAAGACATGTAGTCGTTTTTATGATTAATCTATTAAAGAATGTCCATAGTGAATACCTAacttcttttaatattaattctcaCTGAacaatctatctatatctacataaaaaaaaaataagtgtctgtttgtaattGTTTTGCAAAATGTTTAAGAAACGAATATCAATAAATGTTTCATAAtatcgatttttaaattttttgtctgtctctgtttattttttagatagttagttacaaaaattaaaataccttcGAACGGCTACTCTCTGAAACGGCGGCGCCGATATAATGGGACTTTCAGTCTCAGATAGCTGATGTGATGAACACATTTTTGATCGTTATGTTTCGcagagtaaaaaaataacaaaaactaaaaacgtGATTTTAccacatagttttttttttagtttttggttttttctttttagactGTATAATCTACTGTTAATTTAAATCGTTTGCTATGGATCTCGGTTTGATTAGCGGCAGTCTccgataatgattattttaaaattgactcCAGTCTTTCATAAGGTTTCGGTTTATTCAACCTACAATGTAAACTCCAAGAAAAAATCCTTCATTGTGTTTAAAAGTCTGGCAttgtgtaggtacttactattgATTTCTCGGTCGCCTGGCGTCGGGTCTTCGGAAGGTAGGTACGTACCTTTTACATCCTCGTGACTCGGAGAGAGCGTAGAGAGCGTACGGTCGCTCCCTCCGGATTACGAGAGCGAGGGAAGAGCATGCATCAGTGTTTGTGCTtagaatacctacctacctaagttcTTAAGAGAATATGgaataatcgtttattttttcTGTATTGACAATACAAGTTTATCTTAAgtacctttttaatttttttttacaatattatttacattaggtaggtacattacaaTGCAATTCTACCCTATCAAGCTTTACATATCCTCTGCCACCGatataagccgtgatagtccagtggatatgacctctgcctcatgCCTGccattccggagggcgtagattcgaatccagtccgggacatgcacctctaacttttcagttatgtgcattttaagaaattaattaatttctcgTGTCTCaaaatgatgaaggaaaaacatcgtgaggaaacctgcatacctgagaattcttttaattctctgcgtgtgtgaagtctgccaatccgcatttagccagtgtggactattggcctaacccctctcatattGAGaggagagctcagcagtgagcccaatatgggttgataataatgaatgattaATAATGAAGTTTTACATAGAACtacgattaattatttttttcattttgtggtaaagaaatttaattacttatatcGATTATCGATTATTTCGAACAGTGCGAGTTGCCAGGTAATGACCTAcgaatccgagacttggtcgctgactatgggccttattagaaggctcaaaatcactctgcgggcgatggagcgagctatatcCTTGGAGTTtttctacgtgatcgaatcaggaataaggagatccgcggacgaaccaaaatcactgacatagcttagcgagtcgcgaagctgaagtggcaatgggcagaccacatagtttgaagagccgatggatgttggggtcctaggtgctggaatggcgacctcgcaccggaaagcgcagtgttagtcgaccccccactaggtagaccgaggatatcaagcgggttgcagggagccgctggactctggcggctcgaggccgttgcgaggttcatgcaagaggcgtatgtccagcagtggacgtctatcagccgATAAGGTAAGGCATATCGattagaatttagaaaaaaaccGTTTTCTATATGTTATCCCTTGACAGTCAACAttgtatttggtattttttttctctgtagTGGGTGGAGGTAGCCCATAATAAACCTTTTTTGGGGATTATAAATTCAATTCCAATGAATTGTTTTTGTCATTAACGTATGCAATTTCCTGAATGTTTAGGTCCATCATCTTTCGTAAATTCTATTATAATTGTATACGTTTGACGTTGTTGTCAACggagatttcaaaataaatcgaCCGCTAACCGCTAGACTATGGTAACcgacaaaaacattttttacaggAAAAGGCTTTTTGTGGTATTACGTTGAATTAagaatttgataattttattattttaccgtGGTAATCATTTtagtaattacttattttataataaataaatacctagagATAAAGAGACATTATttgattgtattgtattgtacaaaatgatttgaaaaaaaacttcTAAATAACTATTAGAATCATAAATAATCACTGGTGAACATTGAACATTTACCATATGTTATCtcagaggaaagatttgattgtgtgTATGTacgtttgcattgaataggttccaaaactaatgaaccgatttcaaaatttatttcactgttgggaagctacactatccccgggtgctataggttatattttacccccatattcctacgggaacgggaactacgcgggtaaaaccacggggcgtctgctagtctgtctaataaaatgaaaaaaacactGCAACACTATCCTTGTCCTGCCATGTAGCCACTGTATAGGTAGTGGGAACTATGCACCTAGGGAGTAGGTAGAAGGATCCTTTTTTTAGCAGTTGTATGTGTAAAATGGGTAACGTATTATATAAGTAACAATAGGTAtacttattgttaaaataaaacatagcaaatggttataataattttaatttgcacACAAGCAACATTCAATGGCACAACATGTAGGTAAACTTTTtgtaataagtatattatataaatattttttacgttaATTAGGTACTTATTGGTATCGTATCaatacttatattatgttttcattatttactaatgtgatatatttttcttaaatctaTTTGGTTACCTAATATTTTCATGTAGTGGATAGaaagcctgcaatagccagagtgtagtgattttatataaaaaaaatattttataaaaaaaaatatgataggaGCTGACAGCAGGTAATGCCAACCTAACGTATAGATAAGTGACGCCACTATAAATACAATTtggcgtaggtacctactcccAAAAGTTAGGCAccaatatttcattattatttgtgGTATGATTTTGTACGCGTAGATACCGTTCACTAAAtttataaagtaggtagataatgaaattggtgaaatagaGTAACAGTAAAAAATGTTTCCATTTGTGTGGACCATAGATACTCTTGTGGACATAATTTTCATTCTAAGCAAAATATTGTCTTCGCATTTTTTCATGTTACAGTTCAAATGTTGAAtagtaattttcttaaaaactccattgatttttttttgtttctaaataTTGATTGATAGGTATcataaatattatctaaatatacataaacaccagtagcgaaggctgaaattttgtaataggtaaccCGGTCATGTCGTTTTTAGTCATCCGCGTGTCGGGCAAGTGAGTCATTAGAACAGTCGGCTTGGGTCCTCACGAGCCGAGATAGTTAGATAGTAGAAGCGTTCCGTGAGTTACGTGTGGAGTAGTGGGAGGCCAAGTGCTGGCGGAATAGGTGACTGGTTCATTCTTGTGGTGATCCGTCTAAACGGTCGAATTGGTTTGTTTAAACTACTTGCTGCTGATAAACAATGAATTTTAGTGAATTTTAGTATCGTAAATCATATTTtagttacctacttaaaatatgaTTTACGTTAAAAATAGActgtattgtaattttataacattctAACATTACTTAATCTTACGAGTAATACATACAAaacaattatatataaatatatttatatgtatatgtattatgtatgtactgatataataatataactctTAATAAGCACAAGATGAAAGCTAGCTACCTAAGTCTCAGCAGCTAAAAATCCAACGTGCTCAAGATAgattatctttaattttattgcccaaagtattttaattatacgTACTTGGTGTCaccttaataaacaaaataggcACATAAAAGATTTACTTGCACTAAATTCATGTACTTAtagaaatacaatattatagatattttatttttatatgtaaataatacacGATAATCATGTAATTTAAGTATAATACGCACTATCTACATCTAACGAATAGTATAACTACCAtccataaattacaataatgtaaGTACCAAATATCtctatataaatacaaaatcatcCTGCCGATACGATACAAATTCGCAGGGCCTTATTACAAGCATTCAACAAttgattttcatacaaatatctAAATACATGTTTCCTTTTAGTCACCAAAACTTGCGCTTTCTTAAAATTAGAATGACTGCAGATTAAAGTCCAACCatcaatgaatgaaaataattttcaaaatttgtttataaatgacgaagttatgaggtagaaaacaaaaataaaaacaacatacgCGTCTAATTGAGAACTTTCGggtaaaagaagaaaataagaGATAAATAGAAGAGTTTggaataaaaagataaaagacAGATAGCTAAACATTGTATAGACTAAAAGGGGTTAACCTATTTGGGTAAGGGGTATATACGCGTTCAAAAGTTATAATTTGGCGATAGTAGAACATTTATAAAGTAGGtcacaaaataatgtttatttttaaaaaatccaaattttgtGCAACTTTTTCAGCCTTAACATTAGTGATATTTACCTATTTTACTTAACATTTTGTGCTATTCACAACTTGCCATCGGTTGATAtctttataatacaaattattattttatttactactcGTATGAATAACATTTGTTTGCCATATTTTATGTCTTAGAtacttctgtttttttttctattaaaatacatttttatttatattatgaatgTACTTGTATGTCTCTattaaaactcaaaaatatAGTTGGATGGGAATCTTTGGTAGGTAATTAGGTAAGTATACTTATTTTACAACAATTAATCTAAAGAACTGTTGTAGCATCTAATAGTAGGAAACATtgcaaaagaataaaaataaactgcctagaaattaattttattggttGATTTGAGTTACATGGGTATTATCGTCTCTCGTCATCACATAAATaatgttaggtaggtactatgtacctaattatgttGACATACTGtgtaaatttcataaaaatctctGATAAGTATCAAATTGTCATGAGCATGACCATTGGTCCACGAACACGTTCGAAAATTGAAAGTTGGCGCGTAATCTACGAACATGGCGGACACGAGGACCGTTGCTCCTGTGTCGGATGCGCGCGCACCGCTAACCGCGAGGGGTCGACGGGATTCGCTTTCGCGACGAGAGCGCGCGCTACGTGGGCAAAAGCGGCTTCGACGTTGAGGCCGGTTTTCGCCGAGGTCTCCATAAACGCGACTTGGTACTCTCTCGCCAAGCGCTGCCCCTCCTCGCGCCTCACCGCCCGCTCTAGCCCGCTGTCTGACTTGTTTCCTGGAAGAGAATTTGTGCCGCTCCACTTATGTCGGATAGCTCGAGGTTGAACGCTTGCGGACAGCGGATCATGTTCGAATGCGACTCTTTCGATTTAAAAGTGAATCGGTTATCTATGTTCTTATGATAAACTTTCAAATAATGAGGTTCGAATTACTTCGCAAAGATTGTAACGGATTTTGATGAATGATATTTATGAATGTTCTGAACGATATCAAGGTCTAATCACAAGGctggataaaaataaatattacctagTAGCATTATGACAACGTCGTCTTGTGCATACTCCCGGATCTCGCCCAGCCAGGCTCGTATGTTGTCGAAGCTTGTCTTGTTAGTTACATCGTACAGAAGGAGAAGAGCTGTTAGAATATCacacacattgaaattaatgacAACTGTATCATTGTAACTTGTTAacatattaagtaggtatctaaaaatgtattgaaTATGTGATAACTACTGGGTACTGGGTAGTATGTATTATCTTTCGTCCCAGCTTACAGTTGTTTATAGTTGGCTGAATAACACCCTTTTTTTTGTCGTTTAAATTATATGCAGCTTCTGCTAATGTCTAGCTTAATAAATCCATTTTGGAAAAGTACAAAGCCTAGGCGTTATATAGAATACCGGATTATACAAATTGCCGGTAACATTAAATTATGCACCTACCGCTAACGGtgctaaatcaaaaaataaaaataaaagtaaggtTAAATAAAAAGGGGTAATTTTCACAATGaacaaattaactaaatattataattaccaaattttaaacaattaagtgcctatctttattaatataaaagttgTCACGGTTTTCTTAAGTAAGcaaacaatgataatttaatgcaaaattcacgtaaaagtatttataaattgcagtggcgctaacatgcgatcaACGAGATAATAttgtgaagataaatagacaaaattcaaccaatgacGGTGCAACCTGAAATGACGCTacctctttcattgcgttggtacgaaagagatgggacagGAGCAACTCCGTCAccattggacgacattttgtctattttctctTCGCTTGGTCGCACGTTAGCGCCACTGGTGTCGGTTCCCAACTATTATAAGTAGTATTAATCTGAGCTACACTCCACAAGCAAAGTTCTGCTTAGTGTTATGTACGTGTAATCaaagatggcgctagtagtagcaaaatgttttataatgtGTCAGTGTAAGCCAAGAAAAGTTGAAAATATATCGTATTTggtaatattcatttaatttaaaataaacaatgtattttttcaCGATTAACGTACTTAATTGTAATAAGAAAATACTTTACCATGTGCGTCTCTGTAATATGCGTGAGTGACGCTACGAAAGCGCTCCTGTCCTGCGGTGTCCCAAATTTGAAGCTTTACCTTGATGCCGTCGACGGTAACTACTTTATTCTGTAACAGATGGCGTTAGTTGTATTTTCAAACGGCTATTTTCAAGATGCATAATTTGTACATAGCCAAACTATTAACAATATTACAAATACACGTTTCAACTATATAAGTAATTcaaaagtatattaaattaatttaaaaatcaacatCTGACAATATGCTATCACAAAATTTAACCTACTTAACTAAAAGTATTGTAGAATTAATTATAGTAAAGGATGGGTCATGTCTATTGCATGTAATTAGATATT is part of the Bicyclus anynana chromosome 5, ilBicAnyn1.1, whole genome shotgun sequence genome and harbors:
- the LOC112048604 gene encoding ras-related protein Rab-37 isoform X2; this encodes MSDDVFEDDTLRAPAVRSTPSPTGYRDYRPESPARTVIDDDVPIHKTILLGDSGVGKTSLLVQFETGKFQAGNFSATVGIGFTVMLLGDSGVGKTCMLVRFRDGTFLAGNYISTVGIDFRNKVVTVDGIKVKLQIWDTAGQERFRSVTHAYYRDAHALLLLYDVTNKTSFDNIRAWLGEIREYAQDDVVIMLLGNKSDSGLERAVRREEGQRLAREYQVAFMETSAKTGLNVEAAFAHVARALVAKANPVDPSRLAVRAHPTQEQRSSCPPCS
- the LOC112048604 gene encoding ras-related protein Rab-37 isoform X4, which encodes MSHVGTDDSMSDDVFEDDTLRAPAVRSTPSPTGYRDYRPESPARTVIDDDVPIHKTILLGDSGVGKTSLLVQFETGKFQAGNFSATVGIGFTNKVVTVDGIKVKLQIWDTAGQERFRSVTHAYYRDAHALLLLYDVTNKTSFDNIRAWLGEIREYAQDDVVIMLLGNKSDSGLERAVRREEGQRLAREYQVAFMETSAKTGLNVEAAFAHVARALVAKANPVDPSRLAVRAHPTQEQRSSCPPCS
- the LOC112048604 gene encoding ras-related protein Rab-37 isoform X1 → MSHVGTDDSMSDDVFEDDTLRAPAVRSTPSPTGYRDYRPESPARTVIDDDVPIHKTILLGDSGVGKTSLLVQFETGKFQAGNFSATVGIGFTVMLLGDSGVGKTCMLVRFRDGTFLAGNYISTVGIDFRNKVVTVDGIKVKLQIWDTAGQERFRSVTHAYYRDAHALLLLYDVTNKTSFDNIRAWLGEIREYAQDDVVIMLLGNKSDSGLERAVRREEGQRLAREYQVAFMETSAKTGLNVEAAFAHVARALVAKANPVDPSRLAVRAHPTQEQRSSCPPCS
- the LOC112048604 gene encoding ras-related protein Rab-37 isoform X3, with the protein product MWNPNIDNRQMEKRVVVGRVRPTWARNLPEVRDDEEKSDELGSMPHSDPPSPTEQWDQLGKPEEKYDVFGKVMLLGDSGVGKTCMLVRFRDGTFLAGNYISTVGIDFRNKVVTVDGIKVKLQIWDTAGQERFRSVTHAYYRDAHALLLLYDVTNKTSFDNIRAWLGEIREYAQDDVVIMLLGNKSDSGLERAVRREEGQRLAREYQVAFMETSAKTGLNVEAAFAHVARALVAKANPVDPSRLAVRAHPTQEQRSSCPPCS